In Aureibaculum algae, the following are encoded in one genomic region:
- a CDS encoding HEPN domain-containing protein, which yields MIGSTNAFNRLKKEQQKLIDFSVLICYAVPNLKKSIKGFEESVPNYENLAKPEYFKEDTDVNRLKAVSRHYKENLGKYLLLSAFSFVEYYFRDVVDELIEFHGGKEKFISNTQNRHKDSLKLENEEIEKRKRKLREPLKGAKWEKYKKQISELKDIPTYRHPSELLASFGLKYFIESVGGSNFKSVMIPDILENAFGIDLSEKVNKHPDLEDKDLKETFDYVRDLRNQIGHGNSSELGFNKAMDLIRYFRTLAVKIDSHLVKNFFVLERYN from the coding sequence ATGATTGGAAGTACAAATGCTTTTAACAGATTAAAAAAGGAACAGCAGAAACTAATTGATTTTTCTGTACTTATTTGTTATGCAGTACCAAATTTGAAAAAATCAATAAAGGGTTTTGAAGAGAGTGTTCCAAATTATGAAAATCTTGCAAAACCTGAATATTTTAAAGAGGATACAGATGTTAATAGACTAAAAGCAGTTTCAAGACATTACAAAGAAAACCTTGGAAAATATTTATTACTGAGTGCTTTTAGTTTTGTTGAATATTATTTTCGCGATGTGGTTGATGAGTTAATTGAATTTCATGGAGGTAAAGAAAAATTCATATCAAATACTCAGAATAGACACAAAGACTCATTAAAACTGGAAAATGAGGAGATTGAAAAAAGGAAAAGGAAATTAAGAGAACCTCTAAAGGGGGCAAAATGGGAGAAATATAAAAAGCAAATTTCAGAATTAAAAGATATTCCTACTTATCGTCACCCAAGTGAATTATTAGCTTCCTTTGGATTAAAGTACTTTATTGAAAGTGTAGGAGGTTCCAATTTTAAAAGTGTAATGATTCCCGATATTCTTGAGAACGCTTTTGGTATAGATTTGTCTGAAAAAGTAAATAAACATCCAGACTTAGAGGACAAAGATTTGAAAGAAACATTTGATTATGTAAGGGACTTACGAAATCAGATTGGACACGGTAATAGTAGCGAACTAGGTTTTAATAAAGCTATGGATTTAATTAGATATTTTCGCACTTTAGCTGTTAAAATTGATAGTCATTTAGTAAAGAACTTTTTTGTACTTGAAAGATATAACTAA
- a CDS encoding glycoside hydrolase family 16 protein codes for MKKKLLVSSMLMGFILVIFSNCAEDSNNKFNTNKPDEEEEQEPLVDNPDPDPDPVVVDARLPADVDSTYTITFEDNFNQAAGTLPDANKWQSKLPWGPAVIINKERQYYTDVLNGDTNAPNPFNFDGEHLIITAGLNSAEQVTATGQDYYSGVLSGAQSTPYRDGYIEAKIWFEPDVAGFWGAFWLLHRYYDYSNDTGANGISRTEIDWEFVRGPGGEFLGGPYATDRATMAYHYNDGQWSISRSGYRGKDNVPVSSVQCDGTVLNQSKGIGPATLPDGADFAGAWHRYGVWKTDNFVKWYLDGVMVASVCDPAIVSQIDMYPIINMAIGGNYPGPPDAADYPTSMLVDYVCLWQPKS; via the coding sequence ATGAAAAAGAAGCTATTGGTAAGCAGCATGTTAATGGGTTTTATATTAGTGATTTTTAGTAACTGTGCTGAAGATTCTAACAATAAATTTAATACCAACAAGCCTGACGAAGAAGAGGAGCAAGAACCCCTTGTTGATAATCCTGATCCTGATCCCGATCCAGTTGTCGTAGATGCTCGGCTACCTGCTGATGTAGATTCTACGTACACCATAACATTTGAAGACAATTTTAACCAAGCGGCTGGTACCTTACCAGATGCTAATAAGTGGCAGAGTAAGCTTCCTTGGGGGCCGGCAGTTATTATAAATAAAGAACGTCAGTATTATACAGATGTGCTGAATGGTGATACAAATGCACCTAACCCTTTTAATTTTGACGGTGAGCACCTTATAATTACCGCTGGCTTAAATTCTGCTGAGCAAGTCACTGCTACGGGACAAGATTATTACTCCGGTGTATTATCTGGGGCCCAATCTACGCCATACCGCGATGGCTATATAGAAGCTAAAATTTGGTTTGAACCAGATGTGGCTGGGTTTTGGGGAGCATTTTGGTTGTTACACCGCTATTACGACTATTCTAATGATACAGGTGCAAATGGTATCAGTAGAACGGAGATAGACTGGGAGTTTGTACGTGGGCCTGGTGGAGAGTTTCTAGGTGGTCCTTATGCTACTGACCGTGCAACCATGGCCTATCATTATAATGATGGTCAATGGTCCATATCTAGATCTGGTTATAGAGGGAAAGACAACGTTCCTGTTAGCTCAGTGCAGTGCGATGGCACCGTTTTAAATCAGAGTAAAGGTATTGGGCCTGCAACATTACCTGATGGTGCAGACTTTGCAGGTGCATGGCATAGGTATGGTGTTTGGAAAACCGATAATTTTGTAAAATGGTATTTAGACGGTGTAATGGTTGCCAGTGTTTGCGATCCGGCAATTGTGAGCCAGATTGATATGTATCCCATTATCAACATGGCTATTGGTGGTAACTATCCTGGTCCGCCAGATGCTGCTGATTACCCTACATCTATGCTTGTAGATTATGTATGCTTATGGCAACCGAAATCTTAG
- a CDS encoding DUF2147 domain-containing protein — protein sequence MNYLRIFLMLLVSITVNGQSIIGQWETYDDSTKEKKALIEIYQKDNLYFAKIVKRFNGDNNAVCKACTGTKKNKPIVGLVIIENIKKVGNEFKGGTIMDPENGETYSCYLKLINANKLKVRGFLGFSVFGRTQYWIRKE from the coding sequence ATGAACTATTTACGTATATTTTTAATGCTGCTGGTAAGCATCACCGTTAATGGGCAATCTATTATTGGACAATGGGAAACCTATGATGATAGCACAAAAGAAAAGAAAGCACTCATTGAAATTTATCAAAAAGACAACCTCTATTTTGCCAAAATAGTAAAAAGGTTTAATGGAGATAATAACGCCGTTTGCAAAGCTTGTACAGGAACCAAAAAGAACAAACCCATAGTTGGATTAGTGATTATCGAAAATATTAAAAAAGTGGGTAATGAGTTTAAAGGGGGTACCATTATGGATCCTGAAAATGGAGAAACCTACAGCTGTTATTTAAAGCTTATCAATGCTAATAAACTCAAAGTAAGAGGGTTTCTCGGGTTTTCTGTTTTTGGCAGAACTCAATATTGGATTAGAAAAGAATAA
- the rsgA gene encoding ribosome small subunit-dependent GTPase A, producing MTLEDLGYNQTLATFRTQQNLDTFDVGRVILEHKDRYVVKTNTTEFDAELIGNLRFTAESRYDLPAVGDWVAFSEYDENKALIHAIYPRQSIIERQAVGKATQIQIIATNVDYGLIVQSVNRDFNLNRLERYLTICNTSKVAPIIVLSKIDLIEKDELKELIDNLKLRVKGVPILTISNLSNIGLDTIKDLLIKGKTYCLLGSSGVGKSTILNKLSGKELMDTAAISEGIDRGKHVTTHRELIVLDTGAIFIDNPGMREIGLTNTSAGLEITFDKIFELSQNCKFNDCTHTSEKGCAILNALENGEMDSDAYANFQKMEKERSFFESSAEDKRKKDKNFGKLIKNMKKQRKNNKY from the coding sequence ATGACACTTGAAGATTTAGGATATAACCAAACATTAGCAACCTTTAGAACACAGCAAAATTTAGATACATTTGATGTGGGTCGTGTTATATTAGAACATAAGGATAGGTATGTTGTCAAAACCAATACCACAGAGTTTGACGCTGAACTTATTGGAAATTTAAGGTTTACCGCTGAAAGCAGATACGATTTACCTGCCGTAGGAGATTGGGTTGCCTTTTCTGAATATGATGAAAATAAAGCCTTAATACATGCTATATACCCAAGACAATCTATTATTGAAAGACAAGCTGTTGGTAAAGCCACACAAATTCAAATTATTGCTACAAACGTAGATTATGGGCTGATCGTTCAATCTGTTAATAGAGATTTTAACCTCAATCGTTTAGAACGGTATTTAACCATTTGTAATACTTCAAAAGTTGCACCTATTATTGTGCTTAGTAAAATAGATTTAATTGAAAAGGACGAATTAAAAGAACTTATTGATAACCTAAAGTTACGCGTAAAAGGAGTACCCATCCTCACCATTAGCAATCTATCAAACATTGGACTAGACACCATTAAAGACCTGTTAATTAAAGGAAAAACCTATTGTCTCTTAGGTTCTTCAGGCGTTGGAAAATCTACAATTTTAAACAAACTTTCAGGCAAAGAACTAATGGATACCGCAGCAATCAGTGAAGGTATTGACAGAGGAAAACATGTGACTACCCATCGTGAATTAATTGTTTTAGATACGGGTGCTATTTTTATTGACAATCCGGGAATGCGAGAAATTGGCCTCACCAATACGTCCGCTGGTTTAGAAATTACCTTTGATAAAATTTTTGAATTATCTCAAAATTGTAAATTCAATGATTGCACACATACGTCTGAAAAAGGTTGTGCCATACTAAATGCTCTTGAAAATGGAGAGATGGATTCAGATGCCTATGCTAACTTTCAAAAAATGGAAAAAGAAAGATCCTTTTTTGAATCGAGTGCGGAAGACAAAAGAAAAAAAGATAAAAACTTTGGTAAACTCATAAAAAACATGAAAAAGCAACGAAAAAACAATAAGTATTAA
- a CDS encoding polysaccharide deacetylase family protein, producing the protein MKKIVICLFVAILTTQLLVSQNLKKDFKWPENKKAAVCLTFDDGQDSHLDNAIPILDSFNVKATFYCPGNSESLHNRTSEWQNMVKTGHELGNHSLFHPCDAKTQDWVKPEYDLNVYTKDQIKMELYTANTLLKAVDGKKNRTYAYTCSNFTVRGDTTFVDVVKDLFAAARSDGPIPKTMENIDTNFMPSWNVDSNTGEELIAYVKEAKKNGTVATFMFHSVGGGYLNVSNEALKELLNYLKANEKDYWVDTFYNVTNYIENQMATAN; encoded by the coding sequence ATGAAAAAAATAGTTATTTGCTTGTTCGTTGCTATTCTGACCACCCAATTATTAGTTTCGCAAAACTTAAAAAAGGATTTTAAATGGCCAGAAAACAAAAAGGCTGCGGTATGTTTAACCTTTGATGATGGACAAGATTCTCATCTAGATAACGCCATACCTATACTCGATTCTTTTAATGTTAAGGCCACTTTTTATTGTCCTGGAAATTCAGAATCGTTACATAACCGAACCTCAGAATGGCAAAATATGGTAAAAACCGGACATGAATTAGGGAATCATTCCCTGTTTCATCCCTGTGATGCGAAAACTCAAGATTGGGTTAAGCCAGAGTACGACTTAAACGTATATACAAAAGATCAAATAAAAATGGAATTATATACCGCCAATACGCTGTTAAAAGCTGTTGACGGAAAAAAAAATAGAACGTATGCGTACACCTGCTCCAACTTTACCGTAAGAGGAGATACCACGTTTGTAGATGTAGTCAAAGATCTATTTGCGGCGGCAAGAAGTGATGGGCCAATACCGAAAACGATGGAAAATATTGACACTAATTTTATGCCAAGTTGGAATGTAGATAGTAATACCGGAGAAGAACTAATTGCGTATGTAAAAGAGGCGAAGAAAAACGGAACGGTAGCCACATTTATGTTTCATAGTGTGGGTGGCGGTTACTTAAATGTTTCAAACGAAGCATTAAAAGAATTATTAAATTATCTTAAAGCCAATGAAAAAGACTATTGGGTAGATACGTTTTATAATGTTACCAATTATATAGAAAACCAAATGGCTACCGCTAACTAA